The sequence ACCCTGGAATTGTGCCGCTCACTTGAGGAAAACTATGGGTTACCTGTTATTCCAGTCAATTGTCATGATATGACCCAAGAAGATCTGACTCAGATTTTAGAAGAAGTACTTTATGAATTCCCTGTGGCAGAAGTAAATATCGACCTGCCAAAGTGGGTTGAAGAACTTGAACCCACTCACGGAGTCCGTGCAGCTTTCGAAGATTCTGTTCGCAAAGCAATCGACGGTGTAAGACGTCTACGTGATATTGATCAGGCTTTAGATGCCTTGACGGAATGCCAATATGCTCAGGATGTTCTACTAAAAGAGATGAACCTGGGTAATGGAGTCGCCAATGTGGAAATTACGGCTGTTGATGGGCTCTTTAAGACTGTTCTGCAAGATCTTACAGGAATTGAGATCGAAGGGGATCATTCTCTGCTGCGCTTGGTCTTAGACTATAGTAAAGGCAAGAAAGAATGGGATAAACTATCGGAAGCAATAGAAGAGGTTCGTGTCAACGGCTATGGTGTAGTCACGCCTCAACTTGAAGAAATGTTCCTTGATGAGCCGGAACTGGTAAAGCAAGGGGGACATTATGGTATTAAACTTAAGGCAAGTGCTCCGTCACTGCATATTATTAGAGCGGATGTAACTACCGAAATTACCCCTTTGATTGGTACAGAGAAACAAGCTGAAGAACTCGTGAAGTATATGCTGGACGAATTTGAAAGTGATCCTAAGAAGGTTTGGCAATCCAACATTTTCGGCAAGTCTCTCCACGACTTAGTTCGGGAGGGAATTCAGAACAAACTTTATAAAATGCCAGAAAATGCTCAGAACAAGCTCCAAGACACTTTACAAAGGATAGTTAACGATGGCAGTGGTGGTCTGATTTGTATTATTATTTAAACGATCGAAAATTATCGGGATCTAAGTGTATTTAAACTAAAAGAACGTTTGAAGTGCGGTTCATAAGACTGCAAATCGAACGTTCTTTTAGTTTAGAGTTAATAAAAAAATATTTAGAATTATGTAACAATGACCTTTGGAAAGAGGTATAATTAGTTATGTTTTTAATAAGGGGGCAGATGTTTTGAATAAGCAAATTAATGCAATGTACTTTAGTCCCACAGGTACTACTAAAAAGATTGTGTCTGGTATTGCAGAAAAAATCTCTGAAAACCTTGATGATGGAAGAGTAATTAACTATATTGATTTTACTTTACCTAAACTAAGGAAACAATTAATCTCCTTTACACAAGAAGATGTAGTTGTCTTAGGAGTTCCGGTCTATGCCGGAAGAGTTCCCAATGTACTCTTAAAATATCTGAACACTATAAAAGGAAATGGTGCCTTAGCGGTTCCTGTAGTTGTTTATGGAAACAGAAATTATGACGATGCCTTAATTGAACTGAAAGATATTCTCGAACTAAACGGCTTTAAACCCATTGCCGGTGCGGCATTTATCGGGGAGCACTCATTTTCAAGAACCCTTGCCAAAGATCGACCTGATGATAGAGATTTGATAATAGTAAGGGATTTTGCCAGACAAATATATAACAAGATAACCACAGGAGATAATTTTCAAGCATTAGTTGTAAAAGGAAACTCAGACTATAAAAGCTATTACATGCCAAAAGATAAAGAGGGGCGGCCTGTAGATATAAGAAAGGTTACCCCGAAAACTAACAGTGATTGCACTAATTGTAAGCTTTGTGTGCAAATATGTCCGATGGGCTCGATTGATCAGGAGGATGTCTCTAAATTGAACGGTATTTGTATCAAATGTGGAGCATGCATTAAAAAGTGTCCTTTTCAAGCGAAGTATTATGACAGTGAAGACTATTTAAGACATAAATACGAATTAGAGGTTGAATTTGCCTCAAGAAAAGAACCGGTGTTATTTATATAAAGGGAAAGTCAATTTTAGTTTTTTTAAAGGCGCAATAGAATAATCGGATGGCGAGAAAAGTGTTCTAGAGTTACTTTGACTTTCGGATTGATTTTAAAAAGTAAAGGTTGGGAGCATTTAAGGGCTCAATAAGGGCGTATGGAGATCAAATCCCATAGGCTCTATTATTTTAGGCATTAATTTGGGCAGTGTCAATTTTAAGATCTTGATGGAGTGATGGTAAGTTCGAGCTTGGCAAAGAATTAGGGGGAGTAAATTCTTTCCACACTGTGACAAGGGGATATGTGCGGGCTACCCCTTGTCACTAGCCATCAGGAGTGAGAACACTGGTACAGTAGCTAAATCAAGAGTTAGAATATATGTAAACCTAATTGCATGAATGTGGTTGACAATAGAAATTGATAACATTATACTTATTGCAACATCACCTTGCTAATAAATATGCTTCTAAGTGATAGGGGACTTGCGACAGGAAGTTTTCTGTCGTAAGTCCTCTATCACGTATGGGAAGGCCTCTAGGGCCGTTATGAATTAATTCAATCTTAATTCGAAAGAAAAAATGAAACGAGAAAGAACGAGAAAGAGGGATTAAAGAGATGGTTAAAACTAATAGTCCTATTCGGCGAATGGTTTACGCTGCTATGTTTGGAGCTTTGACAGCAATCGGCGCATTAATAGTCATTCCCTTGCAACCTCTGCCCATTACACTGCAAACTCTTTTTACAGGTTTGGCGGGGATAGTTTTGGGTGGATATACAGGTGCATTGAGCCAGATTGTCTACGTACTTTTGGGTATTATCGGATTACCTGTCTTTGCCGGTGGAAAAGCTGGTCTTGGAACACTATTGGGGCCTTCAGGTGGTTATCTTATAGGCTTTATTGTGGGCGCATTCATCATCGGCAAACTTGTAGAATTCAAAAAGGAACCGGGTATTGCCTGGACGGGATTTTCTCTGGTTGTGGGCAATTTAGTGATCTATGCTTTTGGGGTTACCCAGCTTGCGTTAGTGGCGCACTTATCTATAGCCAAGGCCCTGATGGTAGGAGTAGTACCCTTTATTATTGGTGACTTGCTCAAGTTAATTGCCACAGTTCTAATTGCCTCTAAATTACGAAAAGTTATCAAACGATAGGGAATTGTTAGGACATGAAAAATTTGATTAGGGTTCATAACCTGACCCACGCTTATGAAAAAAGTCGACAACCTGCTCTAAAAGAAATAAATCTACTAATAGATCAAGGTGAATACATAGCTATTATCGGCCCCAACGGCTGTGGCAAGACTACTCTCATAAGGCATTTCAATGCCTTGTTGATACCAACATCCGGCGAGGTACAAGTTGATGAGTTCCCTACCAATGACTCGAAACGCCTTTTAGAAATACGGCGCCGTGTAGGTATGGCCTTTCAAAATGCTGATAATCAAATTGTCGGAATGAGCGTTGAGGAAGACGTTGCCTTCGGGCCGGGTAACCTCGGTCTACCAACTCAAGAAGTGCGCAGACGAGTTGATCAGGCACTTGCGATAGTAGGCCTGACTGCAATGCGAAGTCACTCTCCCCATAGTCTTTCTGGAGGACAGAAACATCTTCTGGCGTTAGCAGGTCTGTTGGCTATGGAGCCTAAAGTTATAGTTCTCGATGAGCCCACTGCTTCTCTGGATCCAGAAGCCAGAACAATGGTTTTAAAATTATTACGGGAGTTAAATAGCCGAGGGATTTGTATCGTTCACGTCACCCACAGCATGGAAGAGGCAGCTCTTGCCGAGCGAGTGCTGGTGATGGATAAGGGTGAATTGGTTGCCGATGGAAGTCCTGATCAGATATTGAACCGAGTGTCTTGGCTTAAGTCCCTGGGCCTGGCTCCCCCTATTATTACTGAGTTGATGTGGCGGCTCCAAGAAAACGGTTTAAACGTGAGTTCAAGTGTCTTTACAATTGACGCTGCGATTGAAGAAATAACTTCCTTACTAGAACAGCTTAGGGGCTCAAGCCAGGCATCTTTAACCCTGGAGGGGGATGAAAATGCTTAGGCCAGGATACGCATATCGGGAATCACCTGTGCACGATCGAGATCCTCGGGTTAAACTCATAGCGGTTATAGCATTAAGCATAATAATATTTAAAGTGAATTTTTTTGGCCTCCTAGTAGTCAGTATGATTACCCTAGTTATCTCGTTACTTGGCCGTTTATCCCTTAGGTCAGTTCTAAAAACTGTTTATCCTGTACTCCCCTTCTTTATCCTGCTATTCTTGATGTATATCTTCTTTACTCCAGGTCGTCCCATACCACCTTTTCCTATAGGACTACTACAGATAAGTTACGAGGGTTTAAACCTGGGAATTTTACAGATTTGGAAGTTTCTTTTGTTAGTTGTGGCAGCAGCTATTTTGACCATGACTACCAGCCAATCTGGGATTACTATGGGTTTGGAACGACTGTTAAGACCTGTAAGAATTGTAGGAATATCATCTCATGATATTGCCATGCTGATATCACTTGCCTTAAGGTTTATGCCAACGTTGCTGGATGAAATGAACAGTATTAGTCAAGCTCAGTTAAGTCGAGGAGCTAATTTTAACCCTCGTCGATTAAGCGGAAAAATTAGGGCAATTGGTTATCTAGCAATCCCTCTGGCGGTCAACGTCTTCCGCCGTTGTGATGAGTTAGTGGATGCCATGGAAGCTCGAGGATATCAGCCTGGTCACCGTACCTACCTGCACGAGCTGGCCTTATCTCGCTTAGACTATTGGTTAATAGTAGGGATTATTGCGGCATTGGTTTTAGTGGTAATAGTATAATGAACGGTTACTATTTAGTATAATGATCAGTAGCTATTTGACTCACAAGTTTGAAAATCAACCCATCGAGTTAAATGTCCATTTATTATTGCAAAGCTCACGCAAATTAGAATATAATATCTATGACATAACAAAAAAGGATTGTGGGAATAGATAGGAGAGATTAGGTGGCTGGCAAGACAAATGAGTTTCTTATTGTCAGTAAAAGTATTTTGCCGGAAGCCATTTTAAAGACTGCACAGGTGAAAGAACTCCTTGTAAAAGGAGATGCCGATACTATTAACGATGCTGTTGAACGTGTAGGGCTTAGTCGAAGTGCTTTCTATAAATATAAGGATGGCGTATTCCCTTTTTATGAGGCTAGCCGCGAAAGAATTATTACTATTTCCTTAATTCTGGAGGATAAAGCAGGAGTGCTTTCTCATGTACTTAACTTCATTGCCTCTGTAAAGGGTAATGTCCTGACGATTAATCAGGGAATTCCTCTGCAAGGTGTTGCCAATGTCTCAATTTCTATAGAAACTGCAGGTTTGGCAGATACTCCAGAAAACCTTTTAGCTGGGTTGGGGGAAATTGTTGGAGTAAGAAAAATTGAGGTAATCGGGCAGACTTAAGGGTTGTTTATCAGTGTTCAGAAAACTAATGAATTGCCATCTTTAAAAAGGGAGATTTAGGAGGGCTTGCAACCAGAGGCCGATGGATTCGCATTTTGTCCAAACCGAGAGGGCAAATGGTGCATCGATGCACCATTTGATTTACTCTATGTGCACGGTTTTTGACGTCAAAGGCTGTTTTTTTATGCACATATTTATTAAGACACTAACCGTAAAACCTTGCAAAGTCTAGACTTTGCGATAATTAGCAAGCCCAAAGTAAACTTTAAGAAACTTAATAATTAGTTAAAAACTTAAGCCTTGATATAATGGAAGTTCGTAATAAGTATTTTGTAAAAAACATCCTTCATTCTGGATGTTTTTTATTTAATAAAAAAAATTCTGGAGTTGCTGCAAACTGACACAGTTATATTATAGTTGCATGAATGTTGCAAACGGTATATTCGAAATATCTCTTTAATATAAACGCTTTATGTGTGGTAGGCGGAGGTGAAAAGGAGAAGTAGTCAGGCGCAAGGC comes from Desulfosporosinus meridiei DSM 13257 and encodes:
- the spoIVA gene encoding stage IV sporulation protein A; this translates as MEKLDIFRDIAERTGGDIYLGVVGPVRTGKSTFIKRFMDLLVLPNIQDAFERERAKDELPQSGTGRMITTTEPKFIPSESVEIIVKDSIHMNVRLVDCVGYSVEGALGYESEDGEEPRMMKTSWSDEPMSFQDAAEMGTRKVISDHATIGVVITTDGSITDIPREAYLDAEERVISELRQLGKPFVVVLNTTRPYAETTLELCRSLEENYGLPVIPVNCHDMTQEDLTQILEEVLYEFPVAEVNIDLPKWVEELEPTHGVRAAFEDSVRKAIDGVRRLRDIDQALDALTECQYAQDVLLKEMNLGNGVANVEITAVDGLFKTVLQDLTGIEIEGDHSLLRLVLDYSKGKKEWDKLSEAIEEVRVNGYGVVTPQLEEMFLDEPELVKQGGHYGIKLKASAPSLHIIRADVTTEITPLIGTEKQAEELVKYMLDEFESDPKKVWQSNIFGKSLHDLVREGIQNKLYKMPENAQNKLQDTLQRIVNDGSGGLICIII
- a CDS encoding EFR1 family ferrodoxin (N-terminal region resembles flavodoxins. C-terminal ferrodoxin region binds two 4Fe-4S clusters.) encodes the protein MNKQINAMYFSPTGTTKKIVSGIAEKISENLDDGRVINYIDFTLPKLRKQLISFTQEDVVVLGVPVYAGRVPNVLLKYLNTIKGNGALAVPVVVYGNRNYDDALIELKDILELNGFKPIAGAAFIGEHSFSRTLAKDRPDDRDLIIVRDFARQIYNKITTGDNFQALVVKGNSDYKSYYMPKDKEGRPVDIRKVTPKTNSDCTNCKLCVQICPMGSIDQEDVSKLNGICIKCGACIKKCPFQAKYYDSEDYLRHKYELEVEFASRKEPVLFI
- a CDS encoding biotin transporter BioY; translation: MVKTNSPIRRMVYAAMFGALTAIGALIVIPLQPLPITLQTLFTGLAGIVLGGYTGALSQIVYVLLGIIGLPVFAGGKAGLGTLLGPSGGYLIGFIVGAFIIGKLVEFKKEPGIAWTGFSLVVGNLVIYAFGVTQLALVAHLSIAKALMVGVVPFIIGDLLKLIATVLIASKLRKVIKR
- a CDS encoding energy-coupling factor transporter ATPase, which encodes MKNLIRVHNLTHAYEKSRQPALKEINLLIDQGEYIAIIGPNGCGKTTLIRHFNALLIPTSGEVQVDEFPTNDSKRLLEIRRRVGMAFQNADNQIVGMSVEEDVAFGPGNLGLPTQEVRRRVDQALAIVGLTAMRSHSPHSLSGGQKHLLALAGLLAMEPKVIVLDEPTASLDPEARTMVLKLLRELNSRGICIVHVTHSMEEAALAERVLVMDKGELVADGSPDQILNRVSWLKSLGLAPPIITELMWRLQENGLNVSSSVFTIDAAIEEITSLLEQLRGSSQASLTLEGDENA
- a CDS encoding energy-coupling factor transporter transmembrane component T family protein — encoded protein: MLRPGYAYRESPVHDRDPRVKLIAVIALSIIIFKVNFFGLLVVSMITLVISLLGRLSLRSVLKTVYPVLPFFILLFLMYIFFTPGRPIPPFPIGLLQISYEGLNLGILQIWKFLLLVVAAAILTMTTSQSGITMGLERLLRPVRIVGISSHDIAMLISLALRFMPTLLDEMNSISQAQLSRGANFNPRRLSGKIRAIGYLAIPLAVNVFRRCDELVDAMEARGYQPGHRTYLHELALSRLDYWLIVGIIAALVLVVIV
- a CDS encoding ACT domain-containing protein; translated protein: MAGKTNEFLIVSKSILPEAILKTAQVKELLVKGDADTINDAVERVGLSRSAFYKYKDGVFPFYEASRERIITISLILEDKAGVLSHVLNFIASVKGNVLTINQGIPLQGVANVSISIETAGLADTPENLLAGLGEIVGVRKIEVIGQT